One Parasphingorhabdus cellanae genomic region harbors:
- a CDS encoding M56 family metallopeptidase translates to MTNWMIDTMVSMTLLMALVLIIRKPVAHFFGAHIAYLLWALPLARLFMPTLTLQAPAPVEAGEAAAAAPILSEIAMVAPTETAAVGALASVDWMMIALVVWLGGAGMLFISKLAAYFQFREDIVSDGRLVGHHGRIKILETAAVGGPLAFGLFKKYIAVPTNFFRDYAPRERELALEHEIAHHESGDLAANFVGLLILSLHWFSPVAWLAWIAFRQDQETACDARILKNNGRDMRAVYGRTIAKSVSGHKLGLASPLNQKNKIKDRLKMLGQSEKSPFRKHMGALMVGAGTVVALPLTATVTYAVEAEAHPHEDGAAFNDIVDSDVIDDRNVSINTGGKNNRVKIRSGSTSVDVGRNGVVVAEKIAGGYKYTVANEDGNFEFQSKRKLKKKEIAKKLRKIGSSVDNKDTAWTPIAPVPPVPPVPPVAPANLDFVAHDKSKGTINITMLSGEKDWAKVRANGNEHVHKIQYNGRTVILRTNRKLSKSEIQEMVKEAEESRLEAEEAAREHAQEVREAKREAQQDRLEAEREVEQALREAAREVRTAAREARNEAREAEREARAEAREAQREAREAQREAREAAREAEQEAREAKSVAARIWDVTQIAFKPNFRAAVTSSSRSKSSKSAKLDCTAMNKEIAFAGQSTMNDRAWASVIGCSDKDRKMTLQITLKKLEKKRAKAVECNSKDVKHLLKIENFDQEIKNLKAQLSMT, encoded by the coding sequence ATGACCAACTGGATGATAGACACGATGGTGTCGATGACGTTGCTCATGGCACTGGTGCTGATAATCCGTAAGCCGGTGGCCCATTTTTTTGGCGCGCATATCGCTTATCTTTTATGGGCACTGCCATTGGCACGGCTGTTTATGCCCACACTGACATTGCAAGCGCCGGCACCTGTTGAAGCCGGTGAAGCGGCGGCCGCAGCGCCGATACTCTCGGAAATCGCAATGGTTGCTCCTACAGAAACGGCGGCAGTCGGCGCTCTGGCGTCTGTCGATTGGATGATGATTGCTCTGGTTGTTTGGCTAGGCGGAGCCGGGATGCTGTTTATCAGCAAATTGGCAGCCTATTTTCAGTTTCGCGAAGATATCGTTTCGGATGGCCGTTTGGTCGGTCACCATGGAAGGATCAAGATACTTGAAACCGCTGCAGTCGGTGGACCACTGGCTTTTGGATTGTTCAAGAAATATATTGCTGTTCCGACAAATTTCTTTCGCGATTACGCGCCGCGCGAACGTGAATTGGCGCTGGAACACGAAATTGCCCATCATGAATCCGGTGATCTGGCCGCGAATTTTGTCGGTCTTCTGATCTTGTCGCTGCACTGGTTCAGCCCGGTAGCTTGGTTGGCGTGGATTGCATTTCGTCAGGATCAGGAGACCGCCTGTGATGCCCGTATTTTGAAAAATAACGGCCGTGACATGCGCGCTGTTTATGGTCGTACTATCGCAAAATCAGTATCAGGACATAAGCTTGGTCTTGCCAGTCCGTTGAATCAGAAGAACAAAATCAAGGACCGGCTGAAAATGCTCGGCCAGTCTGAAAAATCACCCTTCCGCAAGCACATGGGTGCGTTGATGGTGGGCGCCGGCACCGTAGTTGCCTTGCCACTAACGGCAACAGTTACCTACGCCGTGGAAGCAGAAGCGCATCCGCATGAAGATGGCGCTGCCTTTAATGATATTGTTGACAGCGATGTGATTGATGATCGCAATGTCTCGATTAATACCGGTGGCAAAAATAATCGCGTCAAAATCCGCTCCGGAAGCACCAGTGTCGATGTTGGGCGCAATGGCGTTGTTGTCGCCGAGAAAATCGCAGGCGGCTATAAATATACCGTGGCCAATGAAGATGGTAATTTCGAGTTTCAGTCAAAGCGTAAGCTGAAAAAGAAAGAAATTGCAAAAAAGCTCAGGAAAATTGGTTCTTCCGTTGACAATAAAGATACGGCTTGGACGCCAATCGCGCCGGTTCCTCCCGTTCCACCGGTACCACCTGTTGCCCCGGCGAATCTTGATTTTGTTGCGCATGATAAGTCTAAAGGCACGATCAATATCACCATGCTAAGCGGTGAAAAAGATTGGGCCAAAGTCCGCGCCAATGGCAATGAACATGTTCACAAGATCCAATATAACGGCCGGACTGTGATATTGCGCACCAACAGGAAACTGAGCAAAAGCGAAATTCAGGAAATGGTCAAGGAAGCCGAAGAATCGCGCCTTGAGGCGGAAGAAGCTGCGCGTGAGCATGCACAGGAAGTACGTGAAGCGAAGCGCGAAGCGCAACAAGATCGCCTTGAAGCCGAGCGTGAGGTCGAGCAAGCGCTTCGTGAAGCTGCGCGGGAAGTGCGTACTGCCGCTCGTGAGGCTCGCAATGAAGCGCGGGAAGCAGAAAGAGAAGCGCGTGCGGAAGCTCGCGAGGCTCAGCGTGAAGCTCGCGAGGCTCAACGTGAAGCGCGAGAAGCTGCTCGTGAGGCTGAGCAAGAAGCGCGCGAGGCCAAAAGCGTAGCGGCAAGAATTTGGGATGTCACCCAAATTGCCTTTAAACCCAATTTTCGCGCCGCTGTGACCAGTTCAAGTCGCTCGAAAAGTTCCAAAAGTGCAAAGCTCGATTGTACCGCCATGAACAAAGAAATCGCTTTTGCCGGACAAAGCACAATGAATGACCGAGCATGGGCAAGCGTTATTGGCTGCTCCGACAAGGATCGGAAAATGACCTTACAGATCACGCTGAAAAAGCTTGAAAAAAAGCGGGCTAAGGCGGTAGAATGTAACAGCAAAGACGTTAAACATCTGCTGAAAATCGAGAATTTTGATCAAGAGATCAAAAACCTCAAGGCCCAGCTTTCGATGACCTGA
- a CDS encoding BlaI/MecI/CopY family transcriptional regulator has translation MVERISDAEHEIMEVLWQTAPLTATEVADRVADAKGWSLQTVKTLLSRLAAKAVIGTERDGRRFLYSPLVERDTYLAGVSRKFVDRLFGGKVTPLVAHLAEADELSDDDIREIEELLRELKG, from the coding sequence ATGGTCGAACGTATCAGTGATGCCGAACATGAGATTATGGAGGTGCTTTGGCAAACGGCACCGCTGACCGCTACCGAAGTGGCTGACCGTGTTGCCGATGCCAAAGGCTGGTCGCTGCAAACTGTTAAAACCTTGCTGTCCCGTCTCGCTGCCAAAGCTGTTATCGGCACCGAGCGTGATGGACGGCGTTTTTTATATTCACCACTGGTTGAGCGGGATACTTATCTGGCTGGTGTTTCACGTAAATTTGTTGACCGTCTGTTCGGAGGGAAAGTCACACCGTTGGTCGCTCATTTGGCCGAGGCTGATGAGCTAAGCGATGACGATATAAGGGAAATCGAAGAGCTTTTGAGGGAGTTGAAGGGATGA
- a CDS encoding YidH family protein, protein MGQEQKSSNDLAEDRTDLAEDRTDWAEDRTVLANERTFAGWMRTGLAAAGIGLGFNALFGKLQPFWLPRAIASLFILIGIFIFYMAQRNGCRVQDRLSSHDATPMKGMNLKLIAAAMAFGSFCLGVGMWLIEMPDS, encoded by the coding sequence TTGGGACAAGAACAAAAGAGCAGCAACGATCTTGCAGAAGATCGTACGGATCTCGCCGAAGACCGCACAGATTGGGCAGAGGATCGCACCGTACTGGCCAATGAACGGACATTTGCAGGATGGATGCGCACTGGTTTGGCCGCCGCTGGTATCGGGTTGGGGTTCAATGCCTTATTTGGGAAGCTGCAGCCTTTCTGGCTTCCGCGGGCGATTGCCAGCTTGTTCATTCTGATAGGAATTTTCATTTTCTACATGGCCCAGCGTAATGGCTGCCGCGTACAAGACAGACTGAGCAGCCATGATGCTACCCCAATGAAGGGAATGAATTTAAAACTGATCGCCGCTGCAATGGCGTTCGGTAGCTTCTGCCTGGGCGTCGGAATGTGGCTTATCGAAATGCCAGACAGCTAA
- the grxD gene encoding Grx4 family monothiol glutaredoxin: MNDAVNAKIDTMVTSNDVVLFMKGTPLFPQCGFSSKAVAILEHLGVGFESVDVLQDMEIRQGIKEFSDWPTIPQLYVKGEFVGGSDIMMEMYEAGELGELMAEKKVAPAAN, from the coding sequence ATGAACGACGCAGTGAATGCAAAAATTGACACAATGGTCACGTCCAACGATGTGGTCCTGTTCATGAAGGGCACGCCGTTGTTTCCGCAATGCGGATTTTCCAGCAAAGCAGTTGCAATCCTGGAACATCTCGGTGTCGGCTTTGAATCCGTCGATGTCCTGCAGGACATGGAAATACGCCAGGGCATTAAAGAGTTTTCGGATTGGCCGACCATTCCGCAGCTATATGTCAAAGGTGAATTTGTCGGCGGCAGCGACATCATGATGGAAATGTATGAAGCAGGCGAACTGGGCGAATTGATGGCTGAGAAAAAGGTCGCACCAGCCGCGAATTAA
- a CDS encoding BolA family protein has product MPMASDDIKAMILEAFPDAEVEIQDLAGDGDHYAAKVLAPAFAGMNRVKQHQAVYAALKGKMGGELHALQLTTGVPE; this is encoded by the coding sequence ATGCCGATGGCGAGTGACGATATCAAGGCGATGATTTTGGAAGCCTTTCCCGATGCCGAGGTCGAGATTCAGGATCTGGCGGGCGACGGTGATCATTATGCAGCCAAAGTTCTGGCGCCGGCCTTTGCCGGCATGAACAGGGTTAAGCAGCATCAGGCCGTCTATGCGGCATTAAAAGGTAAAATGGGCGGAGAGCTGCACGCGTTGCAGCTTACCACTGGAGTCCCAGAATAG
- a CDS encoding DUF1476 domain-containing protein, translated as MAGFEDREKAFENKFARDEEMQFKLTARRNRLVGEWAAEKMGLTAEETDAYAKAVVQADFEEAGDEDVIRKLLGDLTSAGVDIDDAGIRTALTDKMVEARRQFIEQAE; from the coding sequence ATGGCCGGTTTTGAAGATCGTGAAAAAGCGTTTGAAAATAAATTCGCCCGCGATGAGGAAATGCAATTCAAGCTAACCGCAAGGCGTAACCGTCTGGTTGGTGAATGGGCTGCTGAGAAAATGGGGCTGACCGCTGAAGAAACCGATGCCTATGCCAAAGCTGTGGTTCAGGCAGATTTTGAAGAAGCGGGCGATGAAGATGTCATTCGCAAACTGCTTGGCGATTTGACCTCTGCGGGTGTCGATATAGACGATGCCGGTATTCGCACCGCGCTGACCGACAAGATGGTGGAAGCGCGGCGTCAGTTTATCGAACAGGCCGAATAG